The Gordonia mangrovi genome includes the window CGGTGTCCAGGCCGATCACCTCATGATCGCGCGCCCGGAGTACCGGAACCATCTCCGATCCCAGGTATCCCAGGTGTCCGGTGACGAGAATCCTCATCGACGAACCTCCGGAACGTGTTGCAGCACAACAGGGCCCGGCAACAGCTGCCCGTCAGGAATATTGAGTGAAAGGTTCATGCACGACAAATCAACTGCCCCCCAGGGAAACTGGATGATGGCTAGGCAATATCGGCAAGGCCGGTTCGCCACTGAACCGTGCGCTCGTCGAGGTGGTCAAGCCCAAATCTATGGTCCGCCACCGCGGGCCACAATCAGATTCCGCGTGACAATTGACAGTCAGCCGTTGTCTGCACTGGTCGGAGCAGCCGTCCTGCGAGCAACTGCACCACGATTTCGGATACGCACGCCGCGCTCGGAGCTGCGTGCGTCACGTGTCACTGGCGCAGCGCCTCGAGAATGCTCGCCCGGATTCCCGACGACGTGTGCGGCAGCCACATGGCCTGCACCGGCACGGTCGGTGTCTCGTTGAGCTCGATGATCCGGATCCTGTTGCCGTAGAGCCAGCCCGGTGCATTGGTGACGAAAGTGCAGGCCTGTGGATGCGCGATGACCGCGGTGTGCGGCGGCGTACCTCGCAGTCTGGACGCCGTGATCTGCGGTTCGAACCCCGCAGCCTGGCAGATCGATATCAGCAGGCGGACGTACTCGCGGTCCTCTTCCGGCTCTGCCACCGACACCACGATCTCGTGTTCGGCCAAGTCCGCCAGGGCCACCCGGTCGTGCTGCGCCAGCGGATGGTCGCGGCCCACGGCCAGCCTCAGCTCGTGTTGGCCGGCGACGGACCCGGCCAGGTCCGGCGGGGTCTGGATGCCTCGCCGCAGGGCGAGGTCGATCTGCCCGTCGAGCAGACTGCTGCGAATCTGGTCGGCAAAGATGGGTCGCACGGTGATCGGCACCGACGGATCGGCCACCACCACCGGTTCGATGATGCTGAACACCTCGGAGGTCGCCAGATTCGGCGTGTGGCCGATCACGTACGGCGGCACGCTTTCCGACGCTGCCGCCTGCACCAGCGTGGTCAGCTGA containing:
- a CDS encoding LysR family transcriptional regulator; its protein translation is MFVTVAEAPSLRVAAEKMFMTQQAASSAIKELERTLGVELFSRSRRSLMLTPAGETLYRGAAALLAGGHQLTTLVQAAASESVPPYVIGHTPNLATSEVFSIIEPVVVADPSVPITVRPIFADQIRSSLLDGQIDLALRRGIQTPPDLAGSVAGQHELRLAVGRDHPLAQHDRVALADLAEHEIVVSVAEPEEDREYVRLLISICQAAGFEPQITASRLRGTPPHTAVIAHPQACTFVTNAPGWLYGNRIRIIELNETPTVPVQAMWLPHTSSGIRASILEALRQ